Within Aphelocoma coerulescens isolate FSJ_1873_10779 chromosome 1A, UR_Acoe_1.0, whole genome shotgun sequence, the genomic segment ACCCAGGATCCCTTTTAGCTGGGAGAGCAGATGTTTGCTGGGGGCAAGGCACTAAACAAATAGTCTGGAGACACTACAGgtctccccttttttcctttcttttccagacACCAGCTGGAGATGCCAGGGCACTACTCCCATCTAGAGGCATTCTATGATGACAAGAAAGGAGTTCTCCCTGATAGCAagggcacccccagctctcagcAACCTGTCCACTGGCTGCCTTCCATCCACAGATACATGTACCCAGAGATGAAGGTGAGGCAGGTGCCTGAGGCCTGCAGGAATGGGCAGAGGGCTGCTGCTCCTTGCTGGTGCCTCATACTCCTTTATGTAAGCAGTCACTCCCACGCTTTGTAGGCTGCTTTAGTGAAGATTttgttacttggactgttgcaAGCTGTGTGCTGGTCTTGCTCCCACATTTAGACTTAGCATCTGTGCATGTGTCCCTGTTTCACCTCTGagctgttttcttccctttcactCCACCTGCAGATCACACACCCTGCTGGCTGTATGTCTCAGTTCATCAAATTCTTCGGTGAGCAGATCCTCGTCCTCTGGAAGTTTGCCCTGCTGCGCAAGCGCATACTGATATTTTCACCACCCCCAGTTGGAGTTGTCTGCTATAGAGGTATGTTTCCAGGGACACTGCAGAGCTCTGATCTAGTAGGCTGAAGCACTGCAGAAATGGCTGTGAGTACTGAGGGGACAGATGTCATGCAGGTCTTCAAAATCCATTGTGACCATTCCGCGTGAAGATACCGCTCAGTCTGCATTGACACATTTCCTACCAAATGCTTTTCTTCAGGCCTCATGAGTAAGGACACATCTGGCACTGTCAAACTCAGTTCCTGTCAGCACAGGATGAAAAGAACACTGACTGAATTTGTGGATTCTAGAATGTGGGATTCCTATGGGAGAACTGATTATTTCCTATGCAAAACAGGATGTCATCACTTGAGAAGTTGTGGTATTCAAGGGCATTTCAGAGCTCTGGCCATTGTTTTCATAGAGGCATGTGGGAGAACGGGGCAAGTGGGATTCAGACTGCCCTTGAGGAAAACCAAAAGCATCTCAGGATGTACTTCTCTTGTCCACAGTGTATTGCTGCTGTTGCCTTGCAAATGTTTCTCTGCCTGGTCTTGGAGGAACTGTCCCAGAGTCCAAACCATTCTTCTATGTGAATGTGGCAGACATAGAAATGCTGGAGACAGAAGTATCATACGTGGCCTGTAAGTATGATGGATTAGGTGTTTTTAGCCTCGGGCTGCAAAATGTCTTGAGACACCAGGCTGTGGAATAGAACTGATGAGAAATAGGTTGTGCATGGAATGACTAACTATGAAAGCAGGAGAGAACAGTTGGTCTGCTGGGAAAGCAACATCCTGCTCTGAAAATCTTCTCTGATTTTGGCAGGTACAACAGAAAAGATCTTTGAGCAGAAACGGGATCTCTATGATGTCTATGTAGACAACCAGAATGTGAAGACGCATCATGAGCATCTGCAACCACTCCTGAAAATTAACAATGCCGACAAGGAGAAGTACCGACGCCTCAATGACCAAAGGTAATCACGGACATCTGGGTGGTCCTGATAGGAGATGTGGGATAAAGAGGACACTGCTCCTTTGAACTTTCCTCCTTgcagtattttcaaaatatcCCACTGGTTGGTTCAGCTCATCTCTTGAAGATTCTGGTCATCTCATAATGCTTTGAGGTTCATAGTAGGTATGGGCAATTAACCTGTCTCCCTTTTCTCAGGCAGATGTTAATGTACTCTCAAGAAGTGGGTGAGGATTGCAGCTCCTGTGAAGAGGACCTTTTCATCTTGTGAGTGGCTACCTCTAACACTTAGTTGGACCCTGTTAGTTTTAGGGAGCCTCTTGCACTGATTTCGTGTTGCACTGGTTTGGCATATTATGAAACATCATGTTTGACATAATTCCATAGTCAGCTTTCTTCCTCTAGGGTTCAAAAAACAGACTGGCTCTTCCTCTTCAGATCATCTTCCTTTCATTTTGAGAAGCCAAAATGTAGTATCCACTGGGGTCTCTTATGTGCCAGGAGGGAGAagtgaattttaaaaacaattagaGATGTAAGAATGCCCTCCAATTTTTGTAAACATAAGCACTATAGGATTTTTCTTGCCAGAACATTTGGCTCTGGAAAAGGCAATGTTCATGGGAAGCAGGCACTGTACCATGCTGGGGGTGGTACACTGTGGAAATAAGACCTGTGTGTGAAGGACTGGCCCAGTGATGTGGCTGACTTCATACTTGGCAAACAGAGGAACCAGAACTAGATGTAGAGTAGGAGGTACAGAATTAGATAAAAACCACGTCTACCACCTCTGAAGCCCTTCACTGCCTGTTGCTATTCGCACTCTGCAGCAGGTGAGAAGTAATGGGATGAAACTCTGTGAAGAGCTGTGGGGGCAGAGCTCTGATTGTTGAGCTTCACAGGTATAACCAGAGCTCTTTCTGAATAGCTTTGCATGTTTCTAGGAAAGCAACAGGCAAGAAGTAGCTCTCACTGGTGTGTTCTGCACCAGTAATGGAGAATTTATTTACCCAGTGGCTTATCAGATGGGTGACAACACTGTTTCCTCCTTTACATTACGGGAGCTGTAGGTGTAATGTACCTGCTTGGTGACCACAGATCACACTTTAGCTGATAACGTGGCAGCTTCTGAGGAAAATGCCTCCCACAGATGGGAGCAGCACTGTCAATTAGAAGTTACTACTTTATCTTTGTTTATTCTGGGTCATCCATAGAGTGAATGGAAAAGTACTACAGCGTCACCTGAAAAGGATCTCTGGTGAAAGGGGGTTAAATGCAGttctggggctctgctgcctgcttgGAAATACACTGTCTGTTTGGAGGTCCAATGCTATTGCTTTCACTGACTTTACCCTACAGGTTTTTCATGGAGCAGAACAACCGCATATTCCAGACACTGATGGAGGTGTCAGCCAGCCAGGACAAGACACTGACAGCTGACCATGCACGAGGCATGGGCCTGGATCCCCAAGGGGATCGAAGTTTCCTTATGGACCTCCTGGAAGTGTATGGCATTGATGTTATGCTAGTCATTGACAACCCCTGCTGCACTTAAACCAAGGGCAAGAGAGATGGGGAGCAACGATCACTTTTTAAAGACTACCTGACATTGCTTAGGAGGATCACTGGAACTCACCACAGCCACAGTTATTTAATAACTTTATATGGAGagtatttataattttaaaacaagatgtgattttattttctcacaCTCAACTTCCCACTCAGTACCTGCTCTAGGGTTCCTTGTGGTTTTGTCTCCCTTTCCCTTCATTtgtcatttttgttttttctagcTAGGACCAGTGGCACCTTTGCACCAAACCTCACTGTTGCCAGTGATAGCTAGCTAGGTTTTGGCCTGGCCTGGATACCTGAGGGCTGAAGACTTCAGGAAAGCACTTTGTTTGATGACAACCAATGTGAAATGCTATAGCTGAGCTTTCAGACTTGGCTGGAAAATCCTATTATCAACTCCCCCTTCCATGTGGGGACTGAAGAGGGCTTCAGCACAAACTGTTAATGGCCCAGTCTCATAAATATGTCCTACCAGTTTATTGGTGGGGACAGTTAAACCAATGATAAGAACCGGGACTCCTTTAAATACTCCTCACCCAACTTGAAGCTGAATTGGAGTAAAGCCACCCTTCCCTGTAAACGGCAGAGGCAAGTTTGGGATCAGGGACGCTACAGGATCTTATGACTTTGCTTACTGGAGCAGCATGGTTTCACTTCCAGCATCTGAGGTGGTCTCAACTGGCAGAGACTGCACCTACCTGTGTCATAGCTGGAGAAGAGCACCCTCTCTCCTCAATCCATCCCACCACTTCCTTTGGTTTTTAGTTGCATCACACCTGCTTCTTTGGTTTAAAATCTTCCAACCAGCAAGATGGTCTCCCATTTAACAGGGACCAACACCACTGAGCCACTTTGCAATCACTTTGTTCTCCAGCCTCAGCTCGGATGGTGCTAGGCTGGATAGGGTAGAATGAGTATGCTTTAACTTATGTCACTAGCCCTTCCTTTGTAGCTGATGGGACTTGTTGCTCCTTTGCTTTAACACTGTCTGCTAATCCTCCTTTTGTTGAGCCTTCAGCACTGCCTGCTGCTATCCCTGGCTTTCCATGTGAGACAGAGAACAGACCTTTCAACTGGAACAACTGAAGTTTGCAGGAGGTTCCCTTGGAGTTTGGTGTTCTTAACTGGCACAGCTGCTAGGAGCAATGTTTAAAAGcaagtctttcttttttcctgggcagagctgtAGAACTAGATGAAACAGGTATTTTCTTACGCTGTGGAAAGAACAGGATTCAATTCATGAAGGACCAGTCATTACCTCCAGGGAAAGGTATCCCAATAAAGAGTAATCCCTTTGCCATGCAAAATCCAAGAATGTATTGGGGGTTCTAGGTGTGACATACTGCTTTGCCCCAAATCCTTCAGCCAGTAGCAGTATCAGCTTTAAGCTAACTGTTCTCCTGAACTGTGGCTATAGCTAATTAGTTGCTGCTTCTATCATTATAGATTCCAGCTCCCTTGGAGGCTTTCTGTGCACTGTAGGAATGCAAACTGTAGCTGATGTATCCATTTGTCCTAGCATTTTATAGGATGAGACAGAGCCTGAACCACCAACGTCTCAGCCATGCTAAAGCAGGCAAGCACCTTTTGGAAACAGGTGAAGCAAATGTTCTCCAAGTATACCCTCTGTGGATTGTTTCccttgggaaaggaggaggCTGGCTGTCCTGTATTTCCTTGAAGGCTGTCTGCAGCAAAGGGGTAGTTTTGCTTGCTGTGGATACAGTTGTAGTGAGATGTGGTATCAGGGGCCTCACATGGCTTATTGCACAGTTCATTGGTATGAGCTTCAGCATATTATGTTCCTGCAATTTGCCTGTCTCTGAGCAGTCACTCCCCTGGCTGCTTTTTCAAGGCTTTAGATGTTCTTGTACAGAGGATAATATGCTGCTGTTTGTACTGTCAATTGCTCACAACTGTAACGTCATCATCCTTAgaaggctggggaaaaaaatgtaggaAGAGGTAAAAACAGCTGAGTATCATTTAATGAAAAGACCAGTCTTTTCCTTAAGAAatggctttgtttttaaattgacACTTGAAGTATAAAAGTGGCCCACAATCTGCACACTTTTTTCCTCTAACTTCCACTTTAGTTTTAACATGCTGTTTGCAGTGATGGACCCTGAGGAAACATAGCTGCCCTTGAATTGCTGGCACTTCTTCAGacaccaaaaccaacaaaaaaacagaaCTGAAACTAGTCTCTAGCAATTTTTCCTCTCACTTTCTTGAAGGTTTGCTACATAGCTTAGCTGTGGTCAGTTGTTAATGACTCTCTGTTCTCTTTGTCAGTAGTTCTTTTGCTAAACTAAACAGAAACAAACCTTTGATTTGGTGTTGAAATTTTACAGTCACTGCAGAGGCTTTCTAACATCCTACATTAGAGCACTGTTGTTTACAAGCTGTTGGAACATGAGGTCCAGTAGACAGCACTGCCAGAGCCCACCAAGTAGAACCTCTGGAAATTACTATTTCACGTTTATTAAACCTCTACTTTCCCGAAATTAGGTCTTCAATTGTTAGCAGTAATATGGGTGCAGAAGCATCAAAGCAAGCAGATTACTGTAGAAGTAGCCCGTGTGCTACATCCAGTTGGATGACTGCAGCCCATTTTGTTCTTCCTTGTAATTTTGTTCTTCCTTGTAACTTTGCTTCTCTACCAAGTCTCTCTTGGCAGGCAACAGCTACAAAAGTCAGGAAGTTGTCcaacagaaaacagaacaaGACCTTTTTCTCCTAACCCTTCCTTATTTGATTAGCTGCAAAAGTGCTTTCACCTGCACTCCTTTTTGAAAACATACTGCTTTCATTGTTGTCACATGTGGAAAGTCCTCAAGAAATGGGTAATGGGTACATAATAGAAACAAATTGTTATAGCTTGGGACATGAAGGACTGTTGTGTGGAACCAGTTTAACTGAGTCTTATCTTTCCAGGAGATAACGTAATTCAAGGTAAAACAGTTATGTGCAGATACTCAAAATCCCCTCCTGGGCACTCAGTAGGTGCTTTGTTGCATACTAGCAGCTGGGAGACAGCTACTGGGTGTGTTTTGAATcaaaagagggaggaaagtgTGGCATAAGATAGGATATTGCTGATTTCTCCCTTTGAAGTACTTTGCCTTTACAGTGGTACCTTCAGTTTCTTGGGTGTAATGCCTGTGTTCCATTGCTGCGATCAGAGCCCAGGTCTGAATGGTGGTTACAGTAACCAGGTCTATCCTGTGCCCCACTGTGTTCTCCAAAACTCGAGTCATTGGATAGCCACTGCAGGTTCTCAGCTTGCCTTTAACCAGGAGAACAGGAGCTGCATAACTGCATCTTAATTCAAGCTGCACTAGAAATGTATAATCAAGCAATGAATTATTACTACTTGTACTATCTGCATTGAAGGGTAAAGCTTGTGAGAGACATAAAAGCTAGGTTTTCAATCTGAACAAGCAACACCATGCCAGATATTTAAATCATCCAAAAGTCTTCTCACTGCAAGGTTAGGCCAAGCTGCATAGAGCCAAGTACAATAAAGAACTAGAATGGATACTAGGAGAAAGGCACTTTATGGAATCAGAATTCAGATTTATCTTACAGACACGTACTGCCTTCTTTTCTAGCATACATGAAGTACTTACTGCAGTGTATCTTACAGCCTATGGTCATGACTGTCACAGGAGGTGAGCTTGCCTGTCCACCATCCTTAGGGGCAGAAGAAAGTTCCATCACCTTTTCAAGAGGAAGTAGCTTCCTGTACAGGTTATTCAGTAAAGCAGGGTTATGGTGATACCCCATTTTAACACCTGCCAAAGTTAATGAGCAAAaacccaggagcagctgtggcccTCCTGGCCACAGACTATGCAAGGGACAGGCATGCTTTGCTCTGGGAGGTGGAAAAACAGTGGCTTCTGGAACAGCAGGGCAAGAGCACTCTATCCTAAAGCAAAACTCAAAGTAAAAAGTATGCACACTAACCCAAACTCTCATCCTAGCCATTACTTCTAAGTTAGTTGGTGTCTTCTTCCCACCTTCCCAAAACCAGTGGTGTAGTGATAATGGGAAAAGACATCATCAATGTCTTTTACAACAGACTAGAATGTATTGACATAACTGTGATCTGTCTAAAACAGAGGGTACTAAATGCCTGTGAACCAGGATTTTAGATCTTGGTTAATGCAACATGCCATTCAAATGGGAATGTTTAAATGTGGTCAGAATAAACAGGTGCCTTGAGCTGGTCCATCATTAGGTTGTTatccttcctttttatttctgttacagTATTTTAAGCCCTTCTAGAATGGACTGTAAGTTGAAGCCAGGATAAGTGTTTTCGTAAGTGGGACCTAGGATTCTAATCCTCCTTCCTGTCTTGGAGTTTGTACAAAGAGTTTTTTGTGTTGCTGTCAGACAGAAGCATGAGAACTGAGTCCTTTCCTCAACACTGTAGATAGTGGGTTCAGCCCCTGCCTATTTTATGTAGTGTCTATCTCACACCTCCCCTCTGAATGTTGCAATTCAGAGGTCTAGAATTACTCTATACTGGAAGAACTCTGAActgcagaggaaggagaaaaattacTTGAATGGTATTTATACAAGCTACTCAACTTATGCTGATGAATATTTAAATACCAGCCTGTGTCTCAGTTGATCCTTCGTACTTTAACATCAGAACAGCATCAATGATACCAATTCTGAAGGGATCTCTTGGTTACCCTCAAGCAAGGAATCACATTGCAATGGGAGCTATGGAAGAGAACTAGTGATTTTCCCTGTAAAATGGTACAGATGAACAAGGAGCCAGTTCTCACCATCTCACCCCTTGCAGCAGGCTGGTTGTAATTCTAACAGCTCTGATGTTGTTTGCATCTTGCAGATGTGTGGTTGCTCCCATAGGCCTGTGGCTCTGTAGAGAAATTGCTTACTAAAAACATGGGTATTTTTTAATACAATTAAAGCTTACCTTTTTGAAATGGCTGCTGCCTTGTCTTTCCTGCCACTGGAGAAAAAACACATTGCTGATTTTATGACAGAGACATCAACTTGAGGAAAACTCCAGTGGTGAGAAGTGCCCTTGACTCTGAATgagccaggggctgcagcatAATGTCCCAGGTGTCTCTGTGGCAAGCAAaaagagcagagcacagccacCGTGTTCCTTGCAGAGTGACCCAGGGCTCCACTGAGCACTCTTAAATGCTGCAAACCAAAAGACAGCACAAACCAGGTCCTATCACCAGCGTAACTATTAAAAGGAACTAGCAGGCTTCTACCCCCTTCAGTCTCAGTCAAGAGTTATAGAACAGCtagggctggaagggactttacAAGATCACCTAGTTGAGGTAATTTGTCTCTCCACAGTACAGTTCAGGGAAGAATAACATTCAGTTTGGTTTCAGCATCATGCAGAAACCCAACCCTGCTTCCCCTTTCGAGGCATTTTTCCTTTAAGATGTCTCCAGCAGAGGATGCTGTTGGAGCACAGGCTGGCAGGATTCAGTCCTGAAGAGCTGCTGGAAGCCAACTCACTTATGTCCGTATTTTGGTAACAGCGGAGAGCCAACAGGTGAACTTAGACTAGACCACAGTGTAACACAGGGCTACAGACAATCACATCAGGAAAATAAGGATAACTTTTCTTCTTCCAGTAAGCAAGGCAGAATCATGTGAATTTCTAAGTTAGAATAAGGGTAACAGATAGGCTTGCCTAAGTCAGTAATACTTCCTTTCAGCAATTAAAGCAAAGCTACAAACAAAAGCTCATAAAAGCAACAAAACTAATTATGGTACTGAGGCTCAAGGGGATGGAGGTTGCATACAGACTGGTC encodes:
- the DENND11 gene encoding DENN domain-containing protein 11; protein product: MVERSDEAPLLFWAEGPAVSAPPPAAEPGSSGSGGRRLGGGWSAAPWDGEGPAEAAGPPRAEAEEDQIVAVFVVTFDPRTGNMVEWCLPQDIDLEGVEFKSMASGSHKIQSDFIYFRKGLCFGLACFANMPVESELERGARMKSVGILSPSYTLLYRYMHFLENQVRHQLEMPGHYSHLEAFYDDKKGVLPDSKGTPSSQQPVHWLPSIHRYMYPEMKITHPAGCMSQFIKFFGEQILVLWKFALLRKRILIFSPPPVGVVCYRVYCCCCLANVSLPGLGGTVPESKPFFYVNVADIEMLETEVSYVACTTEKIFEQKRDLYDVYVDNQNVKTHHEHLQPLLKINNADKEKYRRLNDQRQMLMYSQEVGEDCSSCEEDLFILFFMEQNNRIFQTLMEVSASQDKTLTADHARGMGLDPQGDRSFLMDLLEVYGIDVMLVIDNPCCT